AAAAAGCCCTCCAAGCACTATAATAAAGATAAAAACGATATAGAAATTAAAATATTTTTTATATTTATTCAAAACTAGCCCTTAACTTTTCTTCTAAAAATTTTGCAAATTTATTAAATTCTGGTAACGCAAGCTCGCTTTTTCTTTTTGGGTTAGTCCAAACACTATCTGGAAAAAATGCGTCATCACTAAATCTAGCAATAACATGAATATGCACGTGTGGCACGTAGTTTCCAAAGCTTGCAATGTTTATTTTGGTTGGTTTATAAAACTCAAGCATCGCCTTTTCACTTACAAGCATCGCTTCAAATAGCCTTGCCCTACTCGCTTCATCGCAATCGCTTAGCTCACGAAATGGCTTAATGGTAAAAATTTTTATCCAAGGAAGTTCATTGTCTTCACGCTCGATTTTTATAAATTTATCTTCATAGATCATATTTGTTCCTATTTTTATACAAAATTTCTCTCTCTTAAAAGCGTATAAAGCTTGATAGTCGAGATAAAAAATGTCACGATCGCTGGTCCAAGGATCACGCCCCAAAAACCAAATGTCGTAATTCCTGCAAGCATTGCAAAGAATATAAGAAGTTCATTTATTTTTGTTGGTATTTTAACCAGCTTCGAGTTTATAAATTTAATAACAAGTGGTTTTAAAAGCGTATCAGCTGCAAATGAGATCACTACGATCGTATAAATTGCGATAGTTATCGCTGCTGCTATGTTGCCATTTGCAAACTCATAAATGCTAATAGGCGCCCACGCCAAAATACCGCCAACAACTGGGATGAGTGAAGCAAAGCTAAAAAAGATGCCAGTTAGCACACCGTCATAGCCGTAAAAGCTTGTGACAATAGCAAATAAAAAGCCTTGGATTATCATATTTGCAATGGTTGAGTAAAAAACCACGCTCATCACGTTGCCAACCTCACTTAAAATAGACTCTGTGTCATCTTGCTTTAGCGGAAGTGCATATTTTAGATAGCTGATTAGTTCATTGCCATAAAGATTGCAAAAGAAGAAAAAGACCAAAATAATAATCATATCAACGCCAAATTTAAGGCTTAACTTACCTAGACTTGCAAGGTTTGTCGCAAGTTGAGAAAAAAGCATCTTAATATCAAGTCCGCCAATAAATTCTTTTATCTTTGGCTCTAAAAAATTTATCGACTCAGGCATCCTAAAATCATAATTT
This DNA window, taken from Campylobacter concisus, encodes the following:
- a CDS encoding AI-2E family transporter is translated as MNNRLFFGIFVFCALALVVYLFKPYLLDIFIAALLAVAVSNVQIAFLSLTKNRKTLSSALTTSVLLCLFIAPLLYAVVEIAKYAAGFDINNVTKTIEFIKNYDFRMPESINFLEPKIKEFIGGLDIKMLFSQLATNLASLGKLSLKFGVDMIIILVFFFFCNLYGNELISYLKYALPLKQDDTESILSEVGNVMSVVFYSTIANMIIQGFLFAIVTSFYGYDGVLTGIFFSFASLIPVVGGILAWAPISIYEFANGNIAAAITIAIYTIVVISFAADTLLKPLVIKFINSKLVKIPTKINELLIFFAMLAGITTFGFWGVILGPAIVTFFISTIKLYTLLRERNFV
- a CDS encoding HIT family protein gives rise to the protein MIYEDKFIKIEREDNELPWIKIFTIKPFRELSDCDEASRARLFEAMLVSEKAMLEFYKPTKINIASFGNYVPHVHIHVIARFSDDAFFPDSVWTNPKRKSELALPEFNKFAKFLEEKLRASFE